tttccagTGGCTCAGTTAGTCTAACCAGATACATCACTCTGAACTTTAATCAAAGTTGTGTTGAAGTGGAAACAAGCAGCTGCTGATTTTGGGGTTTATTACTCATTCACTGAGGACTCTGCTCTAGTCTGAGCAGCTGCAACAAGGTCACGGACTTTACCTTCTGCCTCCTgcaagtggtgtgtgtgtgtgtgtgtgtgtgtttgtgtgtctgtgtgtgtgttattgccTCGACTTGGAGGTAATAACCCTTTCCAACTCTGTTTTTAAACCTCCATTTTATCCCTCACCACTGACTCAGACACTTACTGGTGGAAGTGTGTACATATCTGGATTCTTGTactgaacagacagacacagacaaatacaCTCTTCCTTAGCGCGGGTGACTAATAGCTGCTGTCCTCCAACCTGCCAGACGAAGTCCAATATGTCATCTTGAGGAGGAGAGGTAGACCACTTCGGACCTGATATTAAAAGTGTGTTTGGTTCCTCTCACTGAGAAAAGCGTTTCCAGTAGTCCTCAGAGGTAGCAGACACCTAATCGAATGTTCCAGTCGTCTCGGTGCCCAGAATAGCCACCTTACAGCAAGCATCTACAGGGGCTGGACGCAATATCACAAACATCTCATAAAATCGAATGCAATTGCATGCGGTAGCCTTGCAACAAATGCTGGATTTGTAACTCTGTTGTTGGACTCTGTTGTCATTTATGAGGTTGTGGTTTTTCTGCTTCCTGTATGTATCATCTTAACATGGTCCTCACTTAGTTTTCATCACAGACGACATGATTGCCGCTGCTACAACTGCAGGGTATCTGAGATTAAATTTGCTGCATTCAATTTTGTGCTGCTTGGCTGCAAGAACACAGAAGatcattttcagaaaatgtcattttgatttGCAAATGAAGTGCTTTGAACCAAATTAGTTTGTCTTGATTGAGTTTTTTCACCTCTGACATGTGTTGTCGTTTTGCTTTCAGGGTGTTAATATGCTTTTATATTTGCGAAATTATATTCCTTTCTGCCGTGCTTTCCTTTATCTGTTTCTAGTGTGaaattaacaaatattttttgttatacTTATTATACATACTGCTAGAAAATGCGACAAGTTTGCTGACAGTTATGTTCCAAAACATGAGTTTGACTTTGGGCTAGATATGTCagcttttcccttttttatctTTCCTCTGCCCTGTCTTCCTACTATTACAGCTGTCTCGCCTCTTGCTGAGTGTTGACTGTATGTTTTGGCTCCCGTAGGATTTGTCACTGTGAAGGGGATGACGAGAGTCCTCTGATCACACCGTGCCACTGCACGGGGAGCCTGCGCTTCGTCCACCAGGCCTGTCTACAGCAGTGGATCAAGAGCTCCGACACTCGCTGCTGTGAGCTCTGCAAATATGAGTTTATCATGGAGACCAAGCTCAAGCCGCTGCGCAAGGTAAGAcacagtttgtatgtgtgttgcaATGTTGGGAGGTGTACACATTCGTAGAAAAGTAATTAATGCTCCCGTTGATTAGTTTGTTCTCACTTAATAAATTCAGGCTGTCATTGCAGCTCAGCTCCCAAGTGTCACAACTAAGCTCACATCATTCCTTTGTTATGAAGCTGAAAATGCCAAAAGCTGTCTCCAATCTGTCATGCAGATAACACAAGCATGACACTGCGCTTTGAAGCCGATTTCATAGGCGGAACTTGTggggtgtgggggtgtgggatgggggggggggttgtgagTGTAGGGGGGTTGTGATTCATTTCAAATGGTTTAGGGGCAGCATGCCTCCATTAAATGCTCTTATCAATCGCTGTGGCCTGAAGATAGCAGGACACTAATTAAAATTCCTCCACCCTTCATTAGTTGCACAAAAGGCCTTAAACAAACGCTTCGCTCTTAATAGCTTCTGAATCTCGCCGGTGAGTAATGAAGTTACGAAATTCGAGATGATAGGGGGATTCCAGTGTTCCTGTGAAATGTTTGTCAATGGATGCTTGGCTTCATCTCTTAATGAAACACCCGCTTCTTGTCAAACTGACCCTGCAATCATAGCACAAATACCCAATCTCTGCCATTTTTCTCATTGCTGAGTGCATTTGGATGTTCAATGAGCCTAAACAGCATATTTGCAGAGTGTGAGTGAATCTGATGGTGCTGGCATcgtattattatcattttttttgtatccaTGGGCTCATTCCCTGATAATATATTGTGCAGCCTGTGACAGGCACGGTGCTACAGTCTGTAAGCTGTGCTGGCTGGCAGGCAGCAGGGTGCCGGGCCTTTCTATCCTGGGTGTTGTATGCCACTTATCTTCTCTATCTTGCTCACTCTGCCAAGAAGTGTAATGTAGCATTGGATCTAGATCACACTAGCTGAATGCCCTCCATCAAATATTTAGCTCACACTCTGAGGTGCTCCAGAAAACCGCTACGAGAGCCAACAGTTTAGCCGCTTAAGTGTTGTTTCAAAGCTTTCGACCTCCTCTCATGTCATTCCTTTGTCCTCTTCTTGCTCTCCGTCGCAGTGGGAGAAGCTACAGATGACGGCGAGCGAGAGAAGGAAGATCATGTGTTCGGTCACCTTCCATGTCATCGCCATCACCTGCGTGGTGTGGTCGCTCTACGTTCTCATCGACAGAACAGCGGAGGAAATCAGACAAGGTCAGCGCAGTCTCcgatgcacacaaacacacacataagcataATGTGATTGTCTGTGTTGGATGTTGTGTTGTTATAAATGATCCCATCAGTTATAGCATCCATTCACCCTCTTTCTCCAAGTCATTCATGTACACTATTTAATGGCAAATATGCATCACTGTGCTGTTATTTCAGTGGTGTGAGTATTGAATGTAAAATGTTCTCGAAGGTTGGAATATAAGTGGGCGTAATTTGCTTGGCCTCACTTTTTCAGTAGCTCAGTGGGCATCAAAGTCGCGACTGAGCCCGAACAAATGTGTAGAAGAGTTTGCGGTTTGCTTTAGAGATGATTTTCTGTCTGGGActttcagttcaattcagttcaCTTTGATTTCAGACCTAAAGTacataaaagagaaagataaaagaaGGTGAGAAGAAAAGAGATTTAAGAAATAGATATTTACATCTATCATTCTGAGATCCACTTTGAGACTTTCAGAGTGAGGTCATTATTGCAAAGTTAGGTGATTTTTGGTTCGTTCTCACCTCTTTGATGAGGTTAGATCaggttcagtgtgtgtgtgtgtgtgtgtgtgtgaggggtggattaaaatgaaaagatgacaGTCTTATCGTTAAAGGAACGAATGTAGACAGCAAAAGTGCCTCACaaggataaaagaaaaagtttttggTGTTACATAGACCACAAGAACTAGGTAAACTGTCGAGTGTAAATTTCGTCACTAGTGTTTTTTCAGGTCtgctttaaaacaacagtcaggtgtccatatgaacagtgaaagaggttctcctcgctgtaatcattcctcttgttcatactggctattaaaagatcccctttaaatgtactttcaatgtaagtgatgagggccaaaatccacagtgtgtccacacagtcattttatatgaggcttcagcagtctgagttagtcatatcaagtggatatctgccacatttacagtctgtttagcatcaaattccctctttgtgtttccctgttgagctgcagtggaaatatagtaacaaaaagaggaactttggccctaaaaagactgtaacattgaaagatatctacttgatttaacTCATTCGGATGcttcattttagcttcagataaacttttaaatacattttttcacagaagtaggattgtggattttagcccccatcacttacattgtaagtgcatcatgaagggatcttccaatggccagtatgaacaggaggattaattatgacaagaaaaacctacttaagtgttcatttgggcatctgattattgttttaagacagacttgaaaaattgtgaatccgTCCTTTAAGTGTATGTTCCAAACTGGAGCATGCTACAGACCAAACGccatagaagcttcacacaaTAATCCAACAAGTAGTCAGTAGGGCATGATGATCTTTTAGAAAACCCTAGAATGAGAAGAAAACAGCACTAGCAGCTTAAAAGCCCCTTCAGCGTCCCCTAGAGCCACTGGGTAACAAAAAGACTGACACTTGCTAGCAGGGCTTAAAATGGCTGCTTTAATGATGAGCTGTTGCAGCATTTACTGGCACTATGTCTGCTGCCAGTCATTCCTCTCTGGCATATTTGGCGCTTCCGAGACAGTGTGCAGATGGAAGAGCCGGCTGTGCCTGTTTAGCCCAACCTGATGATTCAGACTTGTTTGAGTCCCTGAAGGCTGTCAGGTTCAATCACCACAGCAACGCCAAATACTCCCTCAACAGCCCTGCTTGTCCTCTGCCAAGTCAACACCACCACgattgttttttctcagtttgcTTGCAAAGATTATAGCAGAATTAGTTCTAATACACACTGAAATGttctttattgtctatttttctttttgaatcaGATGAAATGTTTATGATTGCATGCTGAATTTCAATCTGAAGTGTGCAACTGTGATATCTGACTTCACTTTCACTCTGAGTTTTTCCTTCTCTATcaatctgtttttgtgtctttggtAATACATGATACTTACACTCTCTTTACCCATGCAGCCGGAAGAATCCCAGGTAAACTTTTCACCTTTGAACTTTTGACTTTCAAGCTGTATTTTCCCCATCAGCCTTTCTGTCAGCTGTATCCAGTTCTTTCCCAACTGCACTTTCTGCccctttccttcccttttctgcCTTGATTTCAGGATAAAAATAATACTTCTTCACCCTTAAAGGCCGGTTATATTCACATCACCTCACTGAATGTTCCGACCTAATGaacgcagacagacagagaggcgAGGAACATGCTGTGATTCATCTCTGTGTTACACTTTGCGACAGTGGGATTTGATTAAAATAAACCTCGCTGACAGATTcgcacacaacaaacaacacgTTCATTTCTTCTCATAAAATTAGCCGGAAAGCACCTGATCTTGCATAAACTTAGTTCATATTTTACTGATTGTGTGATGTTTGCCTTGTTTGAATTTGTATACCTCCCATCATGTGAGGCATTTTTCTATTTCATACCTTCTTATTTCATCCAGGGTACAATTTGGTAACACTCAAATGTGGACCTTTCTGAAATATAGTAGCCAACATGAAAAGACTGATGGGTTGCAGGTCAGAAGTGTATTTTCAAAGATTTttcagagagattttttttttgaaagttcCCTTTTATGCCTCTTAGTTTTGTTTTGGATGAGGATGCAGTTTGTTACAAGGTTAACACTTTCTAAAATTGCTAATTTTTACCTCTTACTTTGAGTCTTGTGTGTCAGGGATTTTGCAATTTGTAGAACTGCTAGAACTGCCTCAAGGGCCATACAAATGTTTTTGCACAGTTTAGCACATTTACTACAAATTGGCTGCACATTACTGCTAACAGTTTTATAAAGGTTGCTGTAGGGGTTTAGACTTCCATAAATTCATTCGTTTCTATTCACGTCACTTCAGTATTAAAATCAATTTGCGGACTTTAAACCTGCTTGAGTTAGATAATTACACAGTAAACAACATGTCTGGTCTCTTAttgtctgtctcttattttcagTTGCAAGTGCAGATTGATTTGAAAAGTCCGCACTGCGTTAACAgtaactttgacaaaaataaatgcagacaCAATGTTCACTGTGATAGATGAACTATCTCAAACAAATCTCAGGGACACTGCAGTATGTCAGAAAATCCCCAGTGGAAATATAAACACAtgattttgaaataaatgtgttataACTTGCAAAAACATACATTCTCACATTAGCTTGCTTCTTAGAGGAATATACAGCACATTGCATACAATGTAATGATATCCTGTCCATTTGTATATTGCATTGTATGATAGTTTCCCTAACTGCACACCTTCCTCGTTAAATCAGATTAAGGTtgataataattatttaaaaaaaaaaaaacgattgaATCTGCAACAGTTTCTTGAGCCTCCTTCCTGTGTTTTTGCGCTTGTGCATTTTGACCTCCCGAATTTTAGCTAAAGTACGTGTACTAGACAGtgcagacattttattttgcagtaattGTCAGGACTGCTGTGTTtgacatgtgtgcatgttttcttttttttgtctgttcttCTCTGCCTGTTCCTCAGGGATCCTGGAATGGCCTTTCTGGACCAAGCTGGTGGTGGTGGCCATCGGCTTCACGGGTGGACTGGTGTTCATGTACGTCCAGTGCAAAGTCTACATCCATCTATGGAGGAGACTGAAGGCTTACAACCGGGTCATATACGTCCAGAACCGGCCAGAAACGTGTAAAAAGCTGGCGCTGGAGAAGCCGCCGCTCATGGAGCCGAGTCTGGAGAACAAGGAGACTCTGGCTCCCACCCAGTCGGACACAAACTCCTCCCAgtacacagagacagaggactACAGTATGGAGGTGCTCCATGTCTGACCACCAACTGTCACTCAGTCCATGCCATAGGTTGTCCTACTCTACTATactacacatacaaacagaccCACAGTGAGGAGTAGCAGTCATGGAAATGTTTGGTGAGGAACAACCAGATGCTCCCCACCCTCTGATCCCAGACTTGACCCACCAAGATCCCAGATAGACCAAGACTTCCTTCTATTCACATTCCTGTCAAACCGTATTCCTTCCTCCGCCCCTCCCTGATCCACACTCTCGCCTCTTTCCTTTCCCAGGACCAGACTCTTTTTACTGACTTCTGTAAATGTCTGAAGAGGCCTGGATTACAccactctacacacacacacacacacacacacaaactcatgtGTGTACACCGCCGGGAGAGCAAGACTGAGACAAATAGACTCACAAACGGCTCCCGAGGTCTACACGTCTCTGATGCgtggtttgtttgttgtggGTTGTgttagatttgtttgtttttacctccTGTGAGTCTTGGGCTAACCTGCCATGGATCAGTATGTAGCGCCGCGCATCAGATCTCTGGAACGTTCCAGCTACTGCCCTCTTTGTCGCTGTGGTCTGAGAGTCTGCGCCACCCGACAGATCCGTCAGCTCTACACGGGCCTGGGTCCCGACCAGGCCTTGATCTGGACATGCATCGaagcacttttgtttttttagttccCACAAATTCTTCCCCTTCCTctatcttctcttcttttcctctttaatATGAATTAAGTCTTACATGTTGTACATGGGGGAGAGCACACTCAAACAAACTCGGAAATGTTTGTTTcctggggttttttttgacaTTGCATTTCCTCATACGCACATAtacgtgtatatatatataaatatatacacccTCCCATGGATGACAAAAAAGGAATTGGGGGAAAAAGTGGAATACTGCTGAAAGAAAACATTGGAGTGTTTCAGTTGAAACAGAAAAAGTGAGTTTTGAATATGACACGTGATCACTAAATTGTGTTTTGGCTCATAGCTCTAATGCAGATGGTGGAAAATCCAGCCACAAGACTTCTCTACCCCAAAATGAACTTTCTGAAGGCTTTGAGAAtgtaaactttttaaaaaaaaatgataaaaaataaataaataaaataaaaaaaacaaaacaaaaaaagcaacatttttttactgGTCACAGGAAATTGCGAGATAATTTCCATGTCTTGAGATCATAACAAGAGCCTTTGGGCATAAACGGCGTCGCTCATGTTTTTGTATCATGCGGATGACACAGTATTTACAGTGTGATATTCCATGTGCAgtttttaatatgttgattTGTTTGCTTAGTCATGGGATATGCCTTGAGAAATCCACCGCTGTCTGCTCTCAGTCTGTCTTCCCATCGCTGttattctgcattaaaaaaaacccaaacaaacaggCTGTAACTGGCTTTTTAAATTTGACTGcttaaaataaacatcacaGTACATCTCTTCAGTTATGTCAGTGCACTTCAGCAGAGAGTTTAGGGTGCTAGACAGACATCTGATGTTTGGATGTGACATATAGGAGTATTAATGAGCATTTCAATGGCACAAAAGTCCTCAGTTTCAGTGAAAAGTGTCTTGTTTCTTGCCAGACTCTCATCACATGGTGGAGGAGGATCTATTTTAGTATTTAATCACAAGACAGCCAGCATGTTGCTTCTTCTGTTTGATTGAAAAATGATTCTCTCACATCTTGGCCGTACATGGCTAAAATGAGACAAATTGTCCCAACACACGTTTCTCAAAAGAAGCACAGTGAAGCACATACTGAATACTGTCAGCACATTATTTCAGCATTAAGATGATTTTATATCAGTGTGTAACATTTTCACTGCACTTTCATcaataaacataatttattaGTGCAACACATCCATATGTATGCATCATCACtcactgaggagctgcagcgCCACCTGCTGGTGCAGTCTGAGATGGGCAGCAGTTGATTTCTTAGGGCGACTTGTTTTGGGGCTTACAGTCATTGTAAGTGCTTTTGTCTATGTGGGAGCACAGCAATGCCAGGCTCATGTTGAGCCTCACAGCCATTccagcaaaacacacatttttaaaagaaaaaaactgtctttGATACCAGTATACTGTCTGTGAACAACGATGGTCCAACGACATACCTGACGATTactgctcagcagcagcagcaataacTGAAATCAGCGCTTTGTTCTTTGCAGCAATGCATACTGTACTTGTGTATATGCCCCTTGGTGACTTGAGATCTGGAGTCTAATATAATTTTAATACATAATATGAGCCGAGGGAGTTGTTGGGTGTCGAGTCAAATTAAGACCTAGTAACGAGAAGGTTCTCTGAAACTTCAATACCCACGAGGCTCTGTGCAATTAGACAGATAAAAAGTGCAATTacccttttgttgttgttctattCTATAGTTATGTACTGGTGTTTAATGTCCAGGGCGTCCTCTGggtataaaatgattatttcttcattttgtgttgtatttatttttaaaagaaaacagagtacaatttgttcatttaaaaaaatccctttCATTGGTAATTTTATGCAATTTACACTTAATTTTTTTCCCAGGCATAAATACCAGAAAATCATTTTCACTCTTTGTTTTGCACTTACTTGTTGCATCATTTAGATATTAGTGTTGttagaaaacaaagcaaaacaaaacaaaaaaaaaccttggtTGCACATCCTTAATGTGAACATCTGCTCTTCCTTCTGctttttaaattgcttgttcaattttgttttaaatatgcagTATCTGGACCCACACCATCAAACttgattatttcatgttatttacatataaacaacatgaaatattaacaAATATGTCTGAGATTGTTAAAATGATTAAAGACGGATTGTAGATcgttgtttttttcactttctttcactTACTGATAGGAGCTGGCTCCTTTCATGAAGTCTGAGACAGAagttatgataaaaaaaaaaaaaatgaggccACATTaggacacttttttttccacactggcATGTTCCTCTCTGAGAGCagctttgtctttctctctttcttatcGTCTTATCTATCACCCTGGCCTGATTTCTGAATTTTTATTACCCTTTTGAGCTGGACGTCGACTGAGAAGGAAAGGTACTTTCTCAGCAACACTGTCCCAGTATTGTAGGTTGAAGTCTAgattcttctgtttctgtctccatcCTGTTTGCTTAAACCTGTCACGTCTGGGAAAAGTGTAACTTGCATAAAGCTACATTTGTTTACTACTGACTGGACTTGAACATAAATGACTGTTCCCCTGTCTTATGATATCATTCCACAAGTTTGTCTGTGAATTTACTTTGGAATAGTAACTGTAAAAACTTTGGTAAAAAGTacttatgtttttaaaagaaatcttgATGTGTTTTGACTTTAATTTCCCATGTTTGAACAAAGTATGTAGAATTAAAAAGAACAACCAAATAAAAATTAAGTTACTTTTAAAGCTTTGTGATTTGGGTCACTGTTTTATTGCATATTAAGTGAATCATGAGGTCTGAAATTAAATATGGCGACAGGATTTGTTGGTGACAGGAGCACCATTATGGCGTATTTGACAAGGTTTGTGTTCACATTATCAGACGTACTgcaattaaacatttattcagcTACACACAGCAGCTATAGAGGAAAACAAATTTTAATTGGCAACTCCATACAATAACAATTTATCCCATTTTGACtcaaataaatgacaaaaaaacaatttagaaGCAAAGTTGAGGTTTGGcatttgactttgtttttgtcagcaTAGATACAAGTATCAAAATTATAAAAGAGTTTTATAACATTTGGACAATCAGCAGAACTTCAATGTGCTTTTtgcaaaatgaaaagtaaagacATGATAAGTCATATTACTCAAACAGCAACACTGTTTGGGATTTTGTCAGGGGACATGTTGTAGTACGGCAGCTTCTTTCCCTCGTTCCTCCTCTTGATGGTGCTGGTTATCTCTGCCAGCTGCTTTCTGAACTTTTCCATGGCTGCCTTCACTGGCTTCTCTATGAAGTGCTCATCAGGATACATGCCCAAATACAActgcaggaagagagagagaggagatgagtcACACTGCAAGAAGGAAAGCACACAAAGCAAAGGGAAGCTTCCTAGTAAATCAGAAATAGTTTGTGCGAAAGTTGTCTGGCCCTTGAGTGACCCAGTCTGCGTAGACAGGTGTGTTTAAGTGTGCAAATGATTGCCGGTGTGTTTGGACGCTCTCCGTACCTCATTCTCCTGGTACTGGCTGAGGGCCCAGACGGCTCCCAGGTGCCAGCTGGAGCGTCCACGATCAGGAAGGCTCTCGATAATCAAGTTCACATTTGCCAAGCCCTTCTGGTTGGGTGGGGGCTTCCGCATCGTAGATGGAGCGTTGGGAATCCAAGAGCACCAGTCGTACTGCATAATATACACAAAGATTAAGTTAGTGCATGCAGACTTGGAAagtaagtaaatgtacttaagtacaattttgagataccTTTTGTGCTACTTTCTACTTCTATAatctactttttactccactacattcatcTGACAGCTCTAGGTACTAGTCACTTTACagattaaacataaaaaaaccacaagtttataaaaatatattgttaaagattaaaaataatcttaaactTAAAGATccctttcagacatgttttaacatgtataaaaagactctgcttggaataataatttgtatctgatatggtttttccacaaaatttAAATTACCTGTTTAAAATCTACTCCTCCTCCCTAATGGAAAAATCCAGAaactatgaatatgcaaatattgttcatttcaaaagtttaactacagtgcacaaacactgtgtccattctcagtgtttgtgcactggaggcctTAATGTATGATATATATCTATAAAAAGTATCTATGAGTTCTTAGCTGTTCCACCAAAGGAGATTTTCCCACTAAACGTCTCACttggtttcttttaaaaacttttcacGGCCTAAAAAGGTAAAAttattcaatatttcatttaaaaaaatccaaaaaatgaATACACATTTGTTGGGTCTTCTTTCCTTATTGTGACCCAGTGGATGGGGGCTGACTTACCTACCTACCTGTacataaagtagttcaaactcGCTCTACCTTGTGCAGCTTCAACAGTAAATGCTACGTATTCATCAGTATGaacaatctaataatgtcatatacaATAGTACGTCAGTCTCAGAGATCATTTCCTACAGAACAAATACTTTTACCTTTGA
This genomic stretch from Thunnus albacares chromosome 14, fThuAlb1.1, whole genome shotgun sequence harbors:
- the march8 gene encoding E3 ubiquitin-protein ligase MARCH8 isoform X1, which translates into the protein MNMPLHQISVIPRDVTSSRVSGSGKAKDKDKQNEKPLGHSASRSSNISKAGSPTSVNAPCSFSRTSVSPSSQDICRICHCEGDDESPLITPCHCTGSLRFVHQACLQQWIKSSDTRCCELCKYEFIMETKLKPLRKWEKLQMTASERRKIMCSVTFHVIAITCVVWSLYVLIDRTAEEIRQGILEWPFWTKLVVVAIGFTGGLVFMYVQCKVYIHLWRRLKAYNRVIYVQNRPETCKKLALEKPPLMEPSLENKETLAPTQSDTNSSQYTETEDYSMEVLHV